A region from the uncultured Draconibacterium sp. genome encodes:
- a CDS encoding DnaJ domain-containing protein — MQVFKDFYRILQVKPDASFNDIKQAFVATKSLYHPDSSSSKISKADMVDAIVAHGILTSISMRRLYDVEYKKYLNSGCSADNFYINTASLHNKIIEVRKKAHFKIMGIVLQIAGDETKGMTTGAFAAAKDEIRSGVKMYVVWLIIVGIILLIALITGGIS, encoded by the coding sequence ATGCAGGTTTTTAAAGACTTCTATCGCATCCTACAGGTTAAGCCTGATGCCTCTTTTAATGATATTAAGCAGGCTTTTGTCGCCACCAAGAGTTTATACCATCCTGATTCCAGTAGTTCCAAAATATCCAAGGCAGATATGGTTGATGCTATTGTTGCCCACGGTATTCTTACCAGTATTTCGATGCGCCGACTCTATGATGTTGAATACAAGAAATATCTTAATTCTGGTTGCAGTGCCGATAATTTTTACATCAACACTGCAAGTTTGCACAATAAGATTATTGAGGTCAGGAAAAAAGCTCATTTTAAAATTATGGGGATTGTCTTACAAATTGCCGGTGATGAAACCAAGGGAATGACTACTGGTGCTTTTGCTGCTGCTAAAGATGAAATTCGTAGCGGCGTGAAAATGTATGTAGTCTGGTTGATTATCGTTGGCATTATTCTTCTTATCGCTTTGATAACTGGAGGAATCTCTTAA